In Bacillota bacterium, one DNA window encodes the following:
- a CDS encoding acid-soluble spore protein: MALGQKRNRALVPQAAQALEQLKNEVSNELHSTSNDPQIKTLQSWYQTGYGGDVPSRVWGSVGGNMVRRMIAAAQQSMIQQATAATQAAFRQALNQPLSSSNFTQTSDPTFSQQAGSTNPFQVQIPPAN, encoded by the coding sequence ATGGCTCTGGGCCAGAAACGGAACCGGGCGTTGGTGCCGCAGGCGGCGCAGGCGCTGGAACAGCTCAAGAACGAGGTTTCCAACGAGCTGCACTCCACCAGCAACGACCCGCAGATCAAGACGCTGCAGAGCTGGTATCAGACCGGCTACGGCGGCGACGTGCCGTCCCGCGTGTGGGGTTCGGTGGGCGGCAACATGGTGCGCCGGATGATCGCTGCCGCGCAGCAATCGATGATCCAGCAGGCGACGGCGGCGACGCAGGCCGCGTTTCGCCAGGCGCTCAACCAGCCGCTGAGCTCGTCGAACTTTACGCAGACCAGCGACCCGACGTTCTCGCAGCAGGCGGGTTCGACCAACCCCTTCCAGGTGCAGATCCCGCCGGCCAACTGA
- the pdaB gene encoding polysaccharide deacetylase family sporulation protein PdaB → MLVVRGRYLLAALVLFLAAAFGGGWLLAMRSPRYVPSATHWPVARDLDMPLFYVRTERPLVALTFDISWGRNTVGPVLDILRAKNVKATFFLSGFWAKQHPDIARRIVAEGHEIGSHGDDHVNLSQYDANAIARNIMTAHRDLEEVTGTQPRFFRPPNGDYDDLVVATARQLGYETVIWSLDTIDWKNPGVEFMVRRVRDNVYRGDIILMHASDSSKQIHLALPQIIDNLRQAGYELVTLGELLQAGTPGRDDPRGRPRGEGR, encoded by the coding sequence GTGTTGGTCGTGCGCGGGCGCTACCTCCTGGCGGCTCTGGTCCTTTTTCTGGCGGCGGCGTTCGGCGGCGGGTGGCTGCTGGCCATGCGCAGCCCGCGGTACGTCCCTTCGGCCACGCACTGGCCGGTGGCCAGGGACCTGGATATGCCGCTGTTTTACGTGCGCACCGAGCGGCCCCTGGTCGCGCTCACCTTCGACATCAGCTGGGGGCGCAACACCGTGGGCCCCGTGCTGGACATCCTGCGCGCCAAAAACGTGAAAGCCACTTTCTTCCTCTCGGGCTTCTGGGCCAAGCAGCATCCCGACATCGCCCGGCGCATCGTCGCCGAGGGCCACGAGATCGGCAGCCACGGGGATGATCACGTCAACCTGAGCCAATACGACGCCAACGCCATCGCGCGCAACATCATGACCGCTCACCGCGATCTAGAGGAAGTGACGGGCACGCAACCGCGCTTTTTCCGCCCGCCCAACGGCGACTACGACGACCTCGTGGTGGCCACCGCCCGGCAGCTCGGGTACGAGACGGTCATCTGGTCGCTGGACACGATCGACTGGAAAAACCCCGGCGTCGAGTTTATGGTTCGCCGGGTGCGCGACAATGTGTACCGCGGCGACATCATCCTGATGCACGCCAGCGACTCGTCCAAGCAGATTCACCTGGCCCTGCCGCAGATTATCGATAATTTGCGGCAGGCCGGGTACGAGCTGGTGACGCTCGGCGAACTGCTGCAGGCGGGTACGCCCGGGCGCGACGATCCGCGGGGCCGGCCGCGGGGAGAGGGTCGCTGA
- a CDS encoding alpha-ribazole phosphatase yields the protein MEQGGRRMRLLLVRHGETDWNASERIQGWTDIPLNAAGRRQARLLAERLREEAVAAVYSSDLARALETARYLALERPGGAVPLRVTETLREIRYGEWEGKTRQELVQAGCGPWLEAWVRGHPCPAPRGGETREEVDRRVERFLSAIFPRHEQETVIVVSHGGPLRLLLARLAGRPVSGWGGVRQANAALSEVIVEPGRPPVLVRVNDTTHYNPPRPHIR from the coding sequence ATGGAACAGGGAGGGCGCCGCATGCGGCTGCTGCTCGTGCGTCACGGCGAAACGGACTGGAATGCTTCCGAGCGGATTCAAGGCTGGACGGATATCCCGCTGAACGCGGCGGGGCGCCGGCAGGCGCGCCTTTTGGCCGAGCGGCTGCGGGAGGAGGCTGTGGCCGCCGTTTACAGCAGCGACCTGGCGCGCGCCCTTGAGACGGCCCGGTATCTCGCGTTGGAGCGCCCGGGCGGCGCCGTGCCGCTCCGGGTGACCGAGACGCTGCGGGAAATCCGCTACGGCGAGTGGGAAGGGAAGACGCGGCAGGAACTGGTGCAAGCCGGCTGCGGCCCGTGGCTGGAGGCGTGGGTCCGCGGGCATCCGTGCCCGGCGCCGCGGGGCGGCGAGACGCGGGAAGAGGTCGACCGCCGGGTCGAACGGTTTTTGTCGGCCATTTTCCCGCGCCACGAGCAGGAAACCGTCATTGTCGTCAGCCACGGCGGGCCGCTGCGGTTACTCTTGGCGCGCCTCGCGGGCCGGCCGGTTTCGGGCTGGGGCGGGGTGCGGCAAGCCAACGCGGCGCTGAGCGAAGTGATTGTCGAGCCCGGGCGCCCGCCCGTCCTCGTGCGCGTCAACGACACTACGCATTATAATCCGCCTCGCCCCCACATACGGTGA
- a CDS encoding spore protein produces the protein MAAGQKRNTALVPGAIRALEQLKQEVASELGIPNYQGYLGDVPARLNGAVGGNMVRRMIAAAEQALIQQTAAAVQAGFQQGLQGQSSAGGTPNPFNVQVPPAQ, from the coding sequence ATGGCCGCTGGCCAGAAGCGCAACACCGCTTTGGTGCCGGGCGCGATCCGGGCCCTGGAACAGCTGAAGCAGGAAGTCGCGTCCGAATTGGGCATCCCCAATTACCAAGGCTACTTGGGCGACGTGCCGGCCCGCCTCAACGGCGCCGTGGGCGGCAACATGGTCCGCCGCATGATCGCCGCCGCGGAGCAGGCGCTCATTCAGCAAACGGCCGCCGCGGTGCAGGCTGGCTTCCAGCAAGGCCTGCAAGGGCAGTCCAGCGCAGGCGGAACGCCGAACCCGTTCAACGTCCAGGTGCCGCCGGCGCAGTAA
- the trxB gene encoding thioredoxin-disulfide reductase, translated as MTSGPHGGALPDGPGQDSGGGPTALAVEKVIILGAGPAGYTAALYAARADLRPLVLEGDEPGGQLMLTTTVENFPGFPEGILGPELMQRMKEQAERFGARFAPRRAEAVDLSRRPFTVTAGGETYEAHALIVATGASAKWLGVPGERELVGRGVSACATCDGFFFRDRDVVVVGGGDSAMEEAIFLTKFARKVTVVHRRDRLRASKIMQERAMSNPKIAFIWNSVVERINGENGVVVSVTLRNTIDGSVTELPTDGVFVAIGHKPNTELLQGQLELDAQGYIVTRNGTATSVPGVFAAGDVQDPVYRQAITAAGSGCMAALDAERYLAEQGLL; from the coding sequence ATGACGTCGGGTCCGCACGGAGGCGCCTTGCCGGATGGACCCGGTCAAGACAGCGGGGGAGGACCGACGGCATTGGCAGTGGAGAAAGTCATTATTCTCGGCGCCGGACCAGCCGGCTACACGGCGGCGCTGTATGCGGCTCGCGCCGACTTGCGGCCGCTCGTCCTGGAAGGCGACGAGCCGGGCGGCCAGCTGATGCTGACGACGACGGTGGAAAATTTCCCGGGCTTTCCCGAAGGGATTCTCGGCCCAGAGCTCATGCAGCGAATGAAAGAGCAGGCGGAGCGCTTCGGCGCGCGCTTCGCGCCGCGGCGGGCCGAAGCCGTCGACTTGAGCCGGCGGCCTTTCACGGTCACCGCGGGCGGCGAGACGTACGAGGCTCATGCGCTCATCGTCGCGACGGGCGCTTCCGCCAAATGGCTGGGCGTGCCGGGCGAGCGGGAGCTGGTGGGCCGCGGCGTGTCGGCGTGCGCGACGTGCGACGGCTTTTTCTTCCGAGATCGAGACGTCGTCGTCGTGGGCGGCGGCGACTCCGCCATGGAGGAAGCTATCTTCCTGACCAAGTTTGCCAGGAAGGTGACCGTCGTCCACCGGCGCGACCGGCTGCGGGCCAGCAAGATCATGCAAGAGCGGGCCATGAGCAATCCGAAGATCGCCTTTATCTGGAACAGCGTCGTCGAGCGCATCAACGGCGAGAACGGCGTGGTCGTCAGCGTCACGCTGCGCAACACGATCGATGGCTCCGTGACCGAGCTGCCCACCGACGGCGTGTTCGTCGCCATCGGGCACAAGCCCAACACGGAATTGTTGCAGGGGCAGCTGGAGCTAGACGCGCAAGGCTACATCGTCACCCGCAACGGCACCGCGACCAGCGTGCCGGGCGTTTTCGCCGCGGGCGACGTGCAGGATCCGGTGTACCGGCAAGCCATCACCGCGGCGGGCTCGGGCTGCATGGCGGCGCTGGACGCGGAGCGGTACCTGGCGGAACAGGGATTGTTGTAA
- a CDS encoding alcohol dehydrogenase produces the protein MEALQFVFNPALYVLAKAAGAVHPAAFASRIGLLRYGDVPEPKLPGPEWVKIDTIMGGICGSDLSLIALEDSPSLSPLASFPFVVGHENVGVVRETGAAVTEVQPGQRVVADPLLPCAVRGFKDLCPACAAGRPNRCLRFTEGDIAPGLLLGHCRDTGGSWGATYVAHRSQLIPVPDHVSNENALMAEPFGCALHAVALADVAPGSTVLVIGGGVIGLSVVAALKVLAPHARVIALVRHAFQAERAKKYGAHGVLRPRRGEQYREVAEALGAKLLKPVLGAPVLVGGADVVFECAGSPGALNDALRFARPGGKVVLVGLASFPRGIDWSFIWQRELQIQGVFASGPIDTPLGRMTAMQYAMRLFADGTVDLSDMVTHRFALKDYRQALATAWSKKTSGCLKAVLIPDTAVARAWTGGRREPAPVTEVTAAAGRDMV, from the coding sequence ATGGAAGCGCTGCAGTTCGTCTTCAATCCCGCGCTGTACGTCCTGGCCAAGGCGGCCGGAGCGGTGCATCCAGCCGCTTTTGCCAGCCGCATCGGCTTGCTGCGCTACGGCGACGTGCCCGAGCCGAAGCTGCCGGGACCCGAATGGGTGAAAATCGACACCATCATGGGCGGGATCTGCGGCAGCGACTTGAGCCTCATCGCGCTGGAGGACAGCCCGTCGCTGTCGCCGTTGGCCAGCTTCCCCTTCGTCGTCGGCCACGAAAACGTGGGCGTCGTGCGGGAAACGGGCGCCGCCGTGACGGAGGTGCAGCCGGGCCAGCGGGTGGTGGCCGACCCGCTGCTGCCATGCGCCGTGCGCGGCTTCAAGGACTTGTGCCCGGCGTGCGCGGCGGGGCGGCCCAACCGGTGCCTGCGCTTTACCGAAGGCGATATTGCGCCGGGGCTGCTGCTGGGACATTGCCGCGACACGGGCGGCAGCTGGGGCGCGACCTACGTGGCGCACCGCTCGCAGCTCATCCCGGTGCCCGACCACGTCAGCAACGAGAACGCACTGATGGCGGAGCCGTTCGGCTGCGCGCTGCACGCGGTGGCGCTGGCGGACGTGGCCCCCGGCAGCACGGTGCTGGTCATCGGCGGCGGCGTCATCGGCCTGTCGGTCGTCGCGGCGCTGAAGGTGCTGGCGCCGCACGCCCGCGTCATCGCGCTGGTGCGGCACGCCTTCCAAGCGGAAAGGGCGAAAAAGTACGGCGCGCATGGGGTGCTGCGGCCCCGCCGCGGCGAGCAGTACCGCGAAGTGGCGGAGGCGCTGGGCGCCAAGCTCCTGAAGCCCGTCCTCGGCGCGCCGGTGCTGGTGGGCGGCGCGGACGTCGTCTTCGAGTGCGCGGGCAGCCCCGGCGCCCTCAACGACGCGCTGCGCTTCGCGCGACCGGGCGGGAAAGTGGTACTGGTCGGCTTGGCCTCGTTCCCGCGCGGCATCGACTGGAGCTTCATCTGGCAGCGGGAGCTCCAGATCCAGGGCGTGTTCGCCTCGGGGCCCATCGACACGCCGCTGGGCCGCATGACGGCCATGCAGTACGCGATGCGCTTGTTCGCAGACGGCACCGTGGACTTGTCGGACATGGTGACGCACCGTTTTGCGTTGAAGGACTACCGGCAAGCCCTCGCCACCGCGTGGTCAAAGAAGACGTCGGGCTGCCTGAAGGCGGTGCTGATTCCGGACACCGCCGTGGCGCGGGCGTGGACTGGAGGCCGGCGGGAGCCGGCCCCGGTGACCGAAGTCACTGCCGCCGCCGGCCGCGACATGGTATGA
- a CDS encoding ribulose phosphate epimerase, whose product MAEAAALAGLQPLGSPTLAFTIAGLPPASPQMARILQGLKRKLEQKGHEFRESPDDGVGFVMHVVDANKPKSFRRRSQAVFVLGVTEVPQRPRDVLSAGYPILIRSLSNLLLYLVNDGEKVEPYFVTLEQGAYSVDATLPEEQFFEELYARVAPLASSRLVINNIFVPDLPKELWEGDELTRQLAEAGKKLDALNLLPAPFPIQELLPPDDWRHVQRLYSLGGLSYGNLSVRRDEKTFWMSGSGINKADMKVIGRDILLVKDYDPEQGAMILSVPPHIKPNRVSVDAIEHWMIYREHPSVGAIIHIHAWMEGIPSTQINYPCGTYELAYSVAELVRRAPDPSRAVVGLRNHGMTITGRSLDDIFERIEGRIIPQVPMM is encoded by the coding sequence ATGGCGGAAGCAGCGGCCTTGGCGGGACTGCAACCCCTCGGCTCGCCGACGTTGGCGTTTACCATTGCGGGCCTGCCGCCCGCCAGTCCCCAAATGGCGCGCATCCTCCAGGGGCTGAAGCGCAAGCTGGAGCAAAAGGGGCATGAGTTCCGCGAAAGCCCCGATGACGGCGTCGGGTTCGTCATGCACGTCGTCGACGCGAACAAGCCCAAGTCGTTCCGCCGGCGCAGCCAGGCGGTCTTCGTGCTGGGCGTCACCGAAGTGCCGCAGCGGCCCCGCGACGTGCTGTCCGCCGGCTATCCCATCTTGATTCGCAGCCTGAGCAACTTGCTCTTGTACCTGGTCAACGACGGCGAAAAGGTGGAGCCCTACTTCGTGACGCTGGAGCAGGGCGCCTATTCGGTCGACGCGACGCTACCCGAGGAACAGTTTTTCGAGGAGCTTTACGCCCGGGTCGCGCCGCTGGCGTCCAGCCGCCTCGTCATCAACAACATTTTCGTCCCGGACTTGCCCAAGGAGCTCTGGGAAGGCGACGAGCTGACGCGTCAGCTGGCGGAAGCGGGCAAGAAGTTGGACGCCCTCAATTTGCTGCCGGCGCCGTTCCCGATTCAGGAGCTGCTTCCGCCGGACGACTGGCGGCACGTGCAACGCCTGTACTCCTTGGGCGGCCTCAGCTACGGCAACTTGAGCGTGCGCCGCGACGAGAAGACGTTCTGGATGAGCGGCAGCGGCATCAATAAGGCCGACATGAAGGTGATCGGCCGGGACATCCTGCTGGTGAAAGACTACGACCCCGAGCAAGGCGCGATGATCCTCAGCGTGCCGCCCCACATCAAGCCCAACCGGGTGTCGGTGGACGCCATCGAGCACTGGATGATTTACCGGGAGCACCCATCGGTGGGCGCCATCATCCACATCCACGCCTGGATGGAGGGCATTCCGTCCACGCAAATCAACTATCCGTGCGGCACGTACGAGCTGGCCTACTCCGTCGCCGAACTGGTGCGGCGGGCGCCGGATCCGTCGCGGGCGGTGGTCGGCTTGCGCAACCACGGCATGACCATTACGGGGCGGAGCCTCGACGACATTTTCGAGCGCATCGAAGGGCGCATCATTCCGCAAGTGCCCATGATGTGA
- a CDS encoding SCO family protein has protein sequence MQKRSNGPRRILLLLSIIVIVSGALAAYGFFMVNRLQQQQRQAPVVAETSFHGWLLDPPAEAPNIELVDQYGNPFRLSEHRGNVVVLFFGYTNCPDVCPATLAYYTQVKRELGELADRVRFVFVTVDPEYDTPERLERYISRFDPSFYGLWGTPEQIREIAAEYGVYVEKVEAEESPVGYWVNHTSFSFVIDPDGNWRLAHPFGTHPQDIAADLRRLL, from the coding sequence GTGCAGAAGCGGAGCAACGGCCCGCGGCGGATTCTTCTGCTCTTGAGCATCATCGTCATCGTGTCGGGCGCGCTGGCGGCGTACGGCTTTTTCATGGTCAATCGCCTGCAGCAGCAACAGCGGCAGGCGCCGGTCGTGGCGGAAACCTCCTTCCACGGCTGGCTGCTGGATCCGCCGGCGGAGGCGCCCAACATCGAGCTCGTCGACCAGTACGGCAATCCGTTCCGGCTCTCGGAACACCGGGGCAACGTGGTCGTCTTGTTCTTTGGGTATACCAACTGCCCGGATGTGTGCCCCGCAACGCTGGCTTATTATACGCAGGTTAAGCGCGAACTGGGCGAGCTGGCGGACCGGGTGCGGTTCGTGTTCGTGACCGTGGATCCCGAGTACGACACGCCCGAGCGGCTGGAGCGGTACATCAGCCGCTTTGATCCGTCCTTCTACGGCCTGTGGGGCACGCCGGAGCAGATTCGGGAAATTGCGGCGGAGTACGGCGTGTACGTGGAGAAGGTGGAGGCGGAAGAGTCGCCGGTGGGCTACTGGGTCAACCACACGTCGTTCTCGTTCGTCATCGATCCGGACGGCAACTGGCGTCTCGCCCACCCGTTCGGCACGCATCCGCAGGATATCGCCGCGGATTTGCGGCGGCTGCTGTGA
- a CDS encoding DUF3243 domain-containing protein: protein MVVDLGMDSWSEWRETLARAVQMGREMGLSDEEIADKAEMIGDFLASNVDPQNPEQKILKELWEAADERQQQELAKLIINVVQKKD, encoded by the coding sequence ATGGTCGTGGATCTGGGCATGGACAGCTGGTCCGAGTGGCGCGAGACGCTGGCCCGCGCCGTCCAAATGGGGCGGGAGATGGGACTCAGCGATGAGGAGATCGCCGACAAGGCGGAAATGATCGGCGATTTTCTGGCCAGCAACGTCGACCCGCAAAATCCGGAGCAGAAGATCTTGAAGGAGTTGTGGGAGGCCGCGGACGAGCGCCAGCAGCAGGAACTGGCCAAGCTGATCATCAACGTGGTGCAGAAAAAGGATTGA
- a CDS encoding ferredoxin — protein MAFVITEPCIGTKDAACVEVCPVDCIHPAPSSAQFEEVAQLYIDPDECIDCGACEPECPVNAIFPEDDVPEEWKSFIEKNADWYRLSAEEFEAKWNEPGRKE, from the coding sequence ATGGCATTCGTGATTACGGAACCGTGCATCGGCACGAAGGACGCCGCGTGCGTCGAGGTCTGTCCTGTAGACTGCATCCATCCGGCGCCGTCCAGCGCGCAGTTTGAAGAAGTGGCGCAGCTGTACATCGACCCGGACGAATGCATCGACTGCGGCGCCTGCGAGCCCGAATGCCCGGTGAACGCCATCTTCCCCGAAGATGACGTGCCGGAGGAATGGAAGTCGTTCATCGAGAAGAACGCCGACTGGTATCGTCTTTCGGCCGAAGAATTCGAGGCCAAGTGGAACGAGCCTGGGCGGAAAGAGTAG
- a CDS encoding ATP-dependent helicase, whose amino-acid sequence MNLPQLLETLRNDPAFMKNVTRWEVLPPRPARYGGFPAGLDGRLVEALKRRGIHDLYIHQTQAVEAALAGRSTVVVTPTASGKTMCYNLPVLNEILRNPSARALYLFPTKALSQDQLAELKELSAELDVEIHSYVYDGDTPATLRPVIREAGHIVVTNPDMLHTGILPHHTKWVRLFENLKYIVIDELHTYRGVFGSHVANVLRRLRRICEFYGSKPQFLCSSATIANPKELAERLTGQEMTLIDDNGAPQGEKHFIFYNPPVVAKGGVRESALTAGRRIAGMFLRHGIPTIVFARTRLATELLLTYLQEDMAKGARGVTSKRAPDIRGYRGGYLPSERRAIERGLRSGEVLGVVSTNALELGIDIGRLDACVMVGYPGTIASAWQQAGRAGRRQGPSVAVLVASNGPLDQYIVQHPDYFFGRAPEHALINPDNLLILVSHMKCAAFELPFRAGEAFGIDAAGTEEILAYLQDERIVRFAGGQWHWMSENFPAEDVSLRTAGGENFVIVDTTEPQHRVIGEMDRLAAMTMLHTHAIYIHEGQQYLVDKLDWDQRRAWVHKVDVDYYTDANLAVTIKVLDVFRQEPQGALQKQFGEVMTAAKATIFKKIKLYTHENVGWGEIHLPEEQMHTAACWLTVPPEVAERFRPDELQSALLGTAHLLESLAPMFLMCDPRDLRATVQVRAPHDQRPTVYLYDAYPGGIGLAEKAYELLDVLLQTALEQALGCSCQDGCPACVGPDAGGAAAGISGRAATIRFLQGVLAAEAPRRAPA is encoded by the coding sequence ATGAATCTGCCGCAGCTGCTGGAAACCCTCCGCAACGATCCTGCGTTTATGAAAAACGTAACCCGTTGGGAAGTGCTGCCGCCGCGGCCGGCGCGCTACGGCGGTTTCCCGGCGGGCCTCGATGGGCGGCTGGTAGAGGCCCTCAAGCGCCGCGGCATTCATGACTTGTACATCCACCAGACGCAGGCGGTGGAGGCCGCGCTGGCCGGCCGCTCCACCGTCGTCGTTACGCCCACCGCCTCGGGCAAGACCATGTGCTACAACTTGCCCGTGCTCAACGAGATTTTGCGCAATCCTTCGGCGCGGGCGCTCTATCTGTTTCCGACCAAAGCGCTGTCCCAGGACCAGCTGGCCGAGCTCAAGGAGCTGTCGGCCGAGCTGGACGTGGAGATTCACTCGTACGTATACGACGGCGACACGCCGGCGACGTTGCGGCCGGTTATCCGCGAGGCGGGGCACATCGTCGTCACCAACCCCGACATGCTGCACACCGGCATTTTGCCCCACCACACCAAATGGGTGCGCCTGTTTGAAAACTTGAAGTACATCGTCATCGACGAGCTGCACACCTATCGCGGCGTGTTCGGGTCCCACGTGGCCAACGTGCTGCGGCGCCTGCGGCGCATCTGCGAGTTTTACGGCAGCAAGCCCCAGTTCTTGTGCTCCAGCGCCACCATCGCCAACCCGAAGGAGCTGGCGGAGCGGCTGACGGGGCAGGAGATGACGCTCATCGACGACAACGGCGCGCCCCAAGGCGAAAAGCACTTCATCTTTTACAACCCGCCCGTCGTCGCCAAGGGCGGCGTGCGGGAATCGGCCCTGACCGCGGGGCGGCGCATCGCGGGCATGTTCTTGCGCCACGGCATCCCGACCATCGTCTTCGCCCGCACGCGCTTGGCCACGGAGCTCCTGTTGACGTACTTGCAGGAAGACATGGCCAAAGGCGCCCGCGGCGTGACCAGCAAACGGGCGCCGGACATCCGCGGCTACCGCGGGGGCTACTTGCCCAGCGAGCGGCGCGCCATCGAGCGGGGGCTGCGCAGCGGCGAAGTGCTGGGCGTCGTCAGCACCAACGCGCTGGAGCTGGGCATCGACATCGGCCGGCTGGACGCGTGCGTGATGGTGGGCTATCCGGGCACCATCGCCTCCGCGTGGCAGCAAGCCGGCCGCGCCGGGCGCCGGCAAGGCCCGTCGGTGGCCGTGCTGGTGGCGTCCAACGGCCCGCTGGACCAGTACATCGTCCAGCATCCCGACTACTTTTTCGGCCGCGCGCCGGAACACGCCCTCATCAACCCGGACAACCTGCTCATTCTCGTCAGCCACATGAAGTGCGCGGCCTTCGAGCTGCCCTTCCGCGCCGGCGAAGCGTTCGGCATCGACGCCGCGGGCACCGAAGAGATTCTCGCCTACTTGCAGGACGAGCGCATCGTGCGCTTCGCGGGCGGCCAGTGGCACTGGATGAGCGAGAACTTTCCGGCGGAAGACGTGTCGCTGCGCACGGCCGGCGGCGAGAACTTCGTCATCGTCGACACCACCGAGCCGCAACACCGCGTCATCGGCGAAATGGACCGCTTGGCGGCCATGACGATGCTCCACACCCACGCCATTTACATCCACGAAGGCCAGCAATACCTGGTGGACAAGCTAGACTGGGATCAGCGCCGGGCGTGGGTGCACAAAGTGGACGTGGACTATTACACCGACGCCAACTTGGCCGTCACCATCAAAGTGCTGGACGTTTTCCGCCAGGAGCCCCAAGGCGCACTGCAAAAGCAGTTCGGCGAAGTGATGACGGCGGCCAAAGCTACCATTTTCAAGAAGATCAAGCTCTACACCCACGAGAACGTGGGCTGGGGCGAAATTCACCTGCCGGAAGAGCAAATGCACACCGCAGCGTGCTGGCTGACCGTTCCCCCTGAGGTGGCCGAGCGGTTCCGGCCGGACGAGCTGCAGTCGGCGCTGCTCGGCACCGCGCACTTGCTGGAGTCGCTGGCGCCCATGTTTCTCATGTGCGATCCGCGCGATCTGCGGGCCACCGTGCAAGTCCGCGCGCCGCACGATCAGCGCCCGACCGTGTACCTTTACGACGCTTACCCGGGAGGCATCGGGCTGGCAGAAAAGGCGTACGAGCTGCTGGACGTGCTGCTGCAAACGGCGCTGGAGCAGGCGCTGGGCTGTTCGTGCCAGGACGGCTGCCCGGCGTGCGTCGGGCCCGATGCGGGCGGCGCGGCTGCGGGCATAAGCGGGCGCGCGGCCACGATTCGGTTCTTGCAGGGCGTACTGGCGGCGGAAGCGCCCCGGCGTGCGCCGGCGTGA
- a CDS encoding DoxX family protein, which produces MAKIIEVPENRLARALFTTTQFSWLWLILRLYLGWTWFQAGWGKLGNPAWVQTGEALRGFWTRAVQTEPQAPIAFNWYRNFIQFLLDGGHYTWFAKLVIAGEILVGVALILGAFTGIAAFFGGFMNFNFMMAGTASTNPLLYTIAIFLMLAWKVAGYYGLDRYLLPRLGTPWGPVRSR; this is translated from the coding sequence ATGGCCAAAATCATCGAAGTGCCCGAGAACCGGCTGGCGCGCGCCTTGTTCACGACCACCCAGTTTTCCTGGCTATGGCTGATCCTACGCCTGTATCTGGGCTGGACGTGGTTCCAGGCCGGCTGGGGCAAGCTCGGCAATCCGGCGTGGGTGCAGACGGGCGAGGCGCTGCGCGGCTTCTGGACGCGGGCGGTGCAAACCGAGCCGCAGGCGCCTATCGCCTTCAACTGGTACCGCAACTTCATCCAGTTCCTGCTGGACGGCGGCCATTACACGTGGTTTGCGAAGCTGGTCATCGCCGGCGAAATTCTCGTCGGCGTCGCCCTCATTCTGGGCGCTTTCACCGGCATCGCGGCCTTTTTCGGCGGATTCATGAATTTTAACTTCATGATGGCCGGCACGGCCAGCACCAACCCGCTCCTGTATACCATCGCCATCTTCCTCATGCTGGCGTGGAAAGTGGCGGGCTACTACGGCCTGGACCGCTACTTGCTGCCGCGCCTCGGCACACCATGGGGTCCGGTCCGCAGCCGCTAG